The following are encoded together in the Pan troglodytes isolate AG18354 chromosome 6, NHGRI_mPanTro3-v2.0_pri, whole genome shotgun sequence genome:
- the FZD9 gene encoding frizzled-9, whose translation MAVAPLRGALLLWQLLAAGGAALEIGRFDPERGRGAAPCQAVEIPMCRGIGYNLTRMPNLLGHTSQGEAAAELAEFAPLVQYGCHSHLRFFLCSLYAPMCTDQVSTPIPACRPMCEQARLRCAPIMEQFNFGWPDSLDCARLPTRNDPHALCMEAPENATAGPAEPHKGLGMLPVAPRPARPPGDLGPGAGGSGTCENPEKFQYVEKSRSCAPRCGPGVEVFWSRRDKDFALVWMAVWSALCFFSTAFTVLTFLLEPHRFQYPERPIIFLSMCYNVYSLAFLIRAVAGAQSVACDQEAGALYVIQEGLENTGCTLVFLLLYYFGMASSLWWVVLTLTWFLAAGKKWGHEAIEAHGSYFHMAAWGLPALKTIVILTLRKVAGDELTGLCYVASTDAAALTGFVLVPLSGYLVLGSSFLLTGFVALFHIRKIMKTGGTNTEKLEKLMVKIGVFSILYTVPATCVIVCYVYERLNMDFWRLRATEQPCAAAAGPGGRRDCSLPGGSVPTVAVFMLKIFMSLVVGITSGVWVWSSKTFQTWQSLCYRKIAAGRARAKACRAPGSYGRGTHCHYKAPTVVLHMTKTDPSLENPTHL comes from the coding sequence ATGGCCGTGGCGCCTCTGCGGGGGGCGCTGCTGCTGTGGCAGCTGCTGGCGGCGGGCGGCGCGGCACTGGAGATAGGCCGCTTCGACCCGGAGCGCGGGCGCGGGGCTGCGCCGTGCCAGGCGGTGGAGATCCCCATGTGCCGCGGCATCGGCTACAACCTGACCCGCATGCCCAACCTGCTGGGCCACACGTCGCAGGGCGAGGCGGCTGCCGAGCTAGCGGAGTTCGCGCCGCTGGTGCAGTACGGCTGCCACAGCCACCTGCGCTTCTTCCTGTGCTCGCTCTACGCTCCCATGTGCACCGACCAGGTCTCGACGCCCATTCCCGCCTGCCGGCCCATGTGCGAGCAGGCGCGCCTGCGCTGCGCGCCCATCATGGAGCAGTTCAACTTCGGCTGGCCGGACTCGCTCGACTGCGCCCGGCTGCCCACGCGCAACGACCCGCACGCGCTGTGCATGGAGGCGCCCGAGAACGCCACGGCCGGCCCCGCGGAGCCCCACAAGGGCCTGGGCATGCTGCCTGTGGCGCCGCGGCCCGCGCGCCCTCCCGGAGACCTGGGCCCGGGCGCGGGCGGCAGTGGCACCTGCGAGAACCCCGAGAAGTTCCAGTACGTGGAGAAGAGCCGCTCGTGCGCACCGCGCTGCGGGCCCGGCGTCGAGGTGTTCTGGTCCCGGCGCGACAAGGACTTCGCGCTGGTCTGGATGGCCGTGTGGTCGGCGCTGTGCTTCTTCTCCACCGCCTTCACTGTGCTCACCTTCTTGCTGGAGCCCCACCGCTTCCAGTACCCCGAGCGCCCCATCATCTTCCTCTCCATGTGCTACAACGTCTACTCGCTGGCCTTCCTGATCCGTGCGGTGGCCGGAGCGCAGAGCGTGGCCTGTGACCAGGAGGCGGGCGCGCTCTACGTGATCCAGGAGGGCCTGGAGAACACGGGCTGCACGCTGGTCTTCCTACTGCTCTACTACTTCGGCATGGCCAGCTCGCTCTGGTGGGTGGTCCTGACGCTCACCTGGTTCCTGGCTGCCGGGAAGAAATGGGGCCACGAGGCCATCGAGGCCCACGGCAGCTATTTCCACATGGCTGCCTGGGGCCTGCCCGCGCTCAAGACCATCGTCATCCTGACCCTGCGCAAGGTGGCGGGTGATGAGCTGACCGGGCTTTGCTACGTGGCCAGCACGGATGCAGCAGCGCTCACGGGCTTCGTGCTGGTGCCCCTCTCCGGCTACCTGGTGCTGGGCAGTAGTTTCCTCCTGACCGGCTTCGTGGCCCTCTTCCACATCCGCAAGATCATGAAGACGGGCGGCACCAACACAGAGAAGCTGGAGAAGCTCATGGTCAAGATCGGGGTCTTCTCCATCCTCTACACGGTGCCCGCCACCTGCGTCATCGTTTGCTATGTCTACGAACGCCTCAACATGGACTTCTGGCGCCTTCGGGCCACAGAGCAGCCATGCGCAGCGGCCGCGGGGCCCGGAGGCCGGAGGGACTGCTCGCTGCCAGGGGGCTCGGTGCCCACCGTGGCGGTCTTCATGCTCAAAATTTTCATGTCGCTGGTGGTGGGGATCACCAGCGGCGTCTGGGTGTGGAGCTCCAAGACTTTCCAGACCTGGCAGAGCCTGTGCTACCGCAAGATAGCAGCTGGCCGGGCCCGGGCCAAGGCCTGCCGCGCCCCCGGGAGCTACGGACGTGGCACGCACTGCCACTATAAGGCTCCCACCGTGGTCTTGCACATGACTAAGACGGACCCCTCTCTGGAGAACCCCACACACCTCTAG